In a genomic window of Thermococcus celericrescens:
- a CDS encoding MBL fold metallo-hydrolase: MALRELGDSIYLYPGSPSTMIKVLREGAVLIDPGHGSGRHKDLKREVRKLGVEIKAQLATHGHADHVSVAPRIDAPLFMHRFEFSIAESPLNRELLTFGSKAPNGFLVFQFPEEVKVHAVFEWGDEPFGLKSVKLNGHSPGMTGFVDEVGGVLYAGDAFFGERVITSVGLPYMVDPDLFKASIAELKNYAEDGFLLIPSHGRPVEGEEALELLDFNLNRVEETESLILDILREGPMGIDGIAFRIMRYYGVEVTPQKLALNLVPARAFIAKLYNEGKVGAVVDNGLKWRVEKG; this comes from the coding sequence ATGGCGCTGAGAGAGCTCGGAGATTCTATCTACCTATACCCGGGCAGTCCCTCCACCATGATAAAGGTTCTCAGGGAAGGGGCGGTTCTGATCGACCCCGGCCACGGGAGCGGGCGGCACAAAGATCTGAAAAGGGAGGTCCGGAAGCTAGGGGTCGAAATAAAGGCCCAGCTTGCGACGCACGGCCACGCAGACCACGTATCGGTTGCGCCGAGGATCGACGCTCCTCTGTTCATGCACCGCTTCGAGTTCTCGATAGCCGAGAGCCCGCTGAACAGGGAACTGCTCACCTTCGGCTCGAAGGCGCCGAACGGCTTCCTCGTCTTCCAGTTCCCCGAGGAGGTCAAGGTTCACGCGGTTTTCGAGTGGGGGGACGAACCCTTCGGTCTCAAGTCGGTGAAGCTGAACGGACATTCCCCCGGCATGACGGGTTTTGTGGACGAAGTGGGCGGTGTTCTCTACGCGGGGGACGCCTTCTTCGGGGAGCGGGTCATAACCTCGGTCGGCCTGCCTTACATGGTCGACCCTGACTTATTCAAAGCTTCAATTGCAGAATTAAAGAATTATGCAGAGGACGGCTTTCTCCTGATACCATCCCATGGCAGGCCAGTGGAGGGGGAGGAGGCGCTCGAACTGCTCGACTTCAACCTCAACCGTGTCGAGGAGACCGAAAGCCTCATCCTGGACATCCTGAGGGAGGGTCCGATGGGCATCGACGGTATCGCCTTCCGCATAATGAGGTACTACGGGGTCGAGGTCACGCCCCAGAAGCTCGCCCTCAACCTCGTCCCCGCCAGGGCCTTCATTGCGAAGCTCTACAACGAGGGAAAGGTGGGCGCGGTCGTTGATAATGGACTCAAATGGAGGGTGGAGAAGGGTTAG
- the cas4 gene encoding CRISPR-associated protein Cas4 — translation MAGNDGSNGNDGFIEFYASEALTCPRRIYFRLKGYPERWPEFVKVRLNQGINTHNVLGEILQKRFGFELEKHLILRSQRLGFEIHGRIDAIGDFPIEIKGKTSLPSKPYDYHMAQLNIYMRWAEAEYGYLYYIKLHEEPTRVISKIDFSRFPIVKGPNFKAFEVPYDGKLFRETLKHFYSVKKAYERGKPPKGEYSYTCRFCPYRYLCYPDGE, via the coding sequence ATGGCCGGAAATGACGGAAGCAATGGGAACGATGGTTTCATCGAGTTCTACGCCAGCGAGGCCCTGACGTGTCCGAGGAGGATATACTTCAGGCTCAAGGGCTACCCCGAGAGGTGGCCGGAGTTCGTAAAGGTGCGGCTGAACCAGGGCATAAACACCCACAACGTCCTCGGTGAGATCCTGCAAAAACGCTTCGGCTTCGAGCTTGAGAAGCACCTCATTCTCAGGTCCCAGAGACTCGGTTTCGAGATACACGGCAGGATAGACGCCATAGGGGACTTCCCAATCGAGATAAAGGGCAAGACCAGCCTCCCCAGCAAACCCTACGACTACCACATGGCCCAGCTCAACATCTACATGCGCTGGGCGGAGGCGGAGTACGGCTATCTCTACTACATAAAGCTCCACGAGGAACCCACGAGGGTGATAAGCAAGATCGACTTTTCGCGCTTTCCCATCGTAAAGGGGCCGAACTTCAAGGCCTTTGAAGTTCCCTACGACGGCAAGCTCTTCCGCGAGACCCTCAAGCACTTCTACTCCGTCAAGAAGGCCTACGAAAGAGGAAAGCCCCCGAAGGGGGAGTACTCCTACACGTGCAGGTTCTGCCCCTACCGCTACCTGTGCTATCCTGACGGGGAGTGA
- a CDS encoding DUF4855 domain-containing protein — protein MATFGLWWFRWNGSSYESRMTLGSTEATVYDFKNRRFNYLIALDGEGRASHYTGPLTGYGSYNDGYRDGQRLAAWLTFKLQGIHYYITIPFYTPAGNPRDNPQGSFDNSYWNGWVDGVLSIVDSNRKGFYWSLEAAGQITKGYGAGRVNEQLISDLSSYVRSYGLKLIWIPALRDRDMEFIDNPEYVNIPQLRTYFNYIFVQPNYYQLSTLRDKYGNTYEYSYEELKKRVNWIYEGQVYMEMEVDKTVLGISCNNRNCPEDMRCIENTCVENCRSSTPIFALSYAGDYLRAQKDVLGSKFYHRAYYFSTDLNVIDNMERYCQDNLGEHYV, from the coding sequence ATGGCAACTTTTGGTCTGTGGTGGTTTAGGTGGAATGGGTCGAGCTATGAGTCACGAATGACTTTAGGAAGTACTGAAGCAACAGTTTACGACTTTAAAAATAGGAGATTTAATTATTTAATAGCCCTCGACGGTGAAGGGAGAGCCTCTCACTATACGGGGCCATTAACTGGTTATGGATCTTACAATGATGGATACAGGGATGGTCAGAGGCTTGCTGCATGGCTCACTTTTAAACTCCAAGGAATTCACTACTATATCACAATCCCATTTTATACCCCAGCGGGAAATCCAAGAGACAATCCACAAGGATCGTTTGATAACTCTTACTGGAATGGATGGGTAGATGGTGTTTTGAGCATTGTGGATTCGAACCGGAAAGGATTTTACTGGAGTCTGGAAGCAGCGGGACAAATTACGAAAGGCTATGGAGCAGGAAGAGTGAACGAACAACTGATTAGTGACCTTTCAAGCTATGTCAGGAGTTATGGTCTCAAGCTGATCTGGATTCCAGCACTCAGAGATAGAGACATGGAATTTATTGACAATCCCGAGTATGTTAACATCCCGCAATTAAGGACTTATTTTAACTATATCTTTGTTCAACCTAACTACTATCAACTTTCAACATTAAGAGACAAATACGGAAATACTTATGAGTACTCCTATGAGGAACTTAAAAAACGGGTAAATTGGATTTATGAAGGGCAGGTTTATATGGAAATGGAAGTTGACAAGACGGTATTAGGGATATCCTGCAACAATAGGAACTGCCCTGAGGACATGAGATGCATTGAGAATACCTGTGTGGAGAACTGTAGATCTTCTACCCCCATATTTGCTCTTAGTTATGCGGGGGATTATCTCCGGGCACAGAAAGATGTTCTTGGGAGTAAATTCTATCACAGGGCATACTACTTTAGTACAGACTTGAATGTCATTGACAACATGGAAAGATATTGTCAAGACAACCTCGGTGAACATTATGTCTAA